A stretch of the Aphis gossypii isolate Hap1 chromosome 2, ASM2018417v2, whole genome shotgun sequence genome encodes the following:
- the LOC114127430 gene encoding uncharacterized protein LOC114127430 isoform X2 → MVRRLDGSVLLFVVVALSTGKSLQSTGHANPVGSSKPSASSLVGDTMSSTNNVPFGWSSDYEVAVIYITSAWTEFGDVRSSATPLGIIAENGFLNYCVRFKTKLAAWAKSLQDKPDVNETVKKAVTSWYRAIDTLSRDNWNLPDALTLESFKKQFRTSYKHLVLNGAEIYEKSDTENMKRDVERFTRDIADMMIEILKDILQVRGVPREHDTEY, encoded by the exons ATGGTACGCAGGTTAGATGGTTCGGTGTTATTGTTTGTCGTAGTCGCCCTGTCGACCGGCAAGTCGCTGCAA TCTACCGGTCACGCAAATCCCGTCGGAAGTTCAAAACCTTCGGCGTCGTCGCTGGTCGGCGACACTATGTCCTCG acgaACAACGTTCCGTTTGGCTGGTCTTCCGATTACGAGGTGGCCGTCATCTACATCACGTCCGCGTGGACCGAATTCGGCGACGTACGTTCGTCTGCCACACCCCTGGGCATTATCGCTGAAAACGGATTTCTCAATTATTGCGTGAGGTTCAAGACCAAGTTAGCCGCTTGGGCTAAGTCC TTACAAGATAAACCCGACGTAAatgaaacagtaaaaaaagcGGTTACTAGCTGGTATAGAGCCATCGACACGCTGTCACGGGATAATTGGAATCTTCCTGATGCACTCACTTTGGAgtcttttaaaaaacaattcagGACTTCGTACAAGCACTTGGTACTGAACGGCGCCGAGATATACGAAAAATCGGATACTGAAAATATGAAACGGGACGTGGAAAGATTCACAAGAGACATTGCTGATATGATGATCGAAATACTCAAAGATATTTTG CAAGTTCGAGGCGTTCCCAGGGAACACGATACGGAATATTAA
- the LOC114127430 gene encoding uncharacterized protein LOC114127430 isoform X1: MVRRLDGSVLLFVVVALSTGKSLQSTGHANPVGSSKPSASSLVGDTMSSTNNVPFGWSSDYEVAVIYITSAWTEFGDVRSSATPLGIIAENGFLNYCVRFKTKLAAWAKSLQDKPDVNETVKKAVTSWYRAIDTLSRDNWNLPDALTLESFKKQFRTSYKHLVLNGAEIYEKSDTENMKRDVERFTRDIADMMIEILKDILKQVRGVPREHDTEY, translated from the exons ATGGTACGCAGGTTAGATGGTTCGGTGTTATTGTTTGTCGTAGTCGCCCTGTCGACCGGCAAGTCGCTGCAA TCTACCGGTCACGCAAATCCCGTCGGAAGTTCAAAACCTTCGGCGTCGTCGCTGGTCGGCGACACTATGTCCTCG acgaACAACGTTCCGTTTGGCTGGTCTTCCGATTACGAGGTGGCCGTCATCTACATCACGTCCGCGTGGACCGAATTCGGCGACGTACGTTCGTCTGCCACACCCCTGGGCATTATCGCTGAAAACGGATTTCTCAATTATTGCGTGAGGTTCAAGACCAAGTTAGCCGCTTGGGCTAAGTCC TTACAAGATAAACCCGACGTAAatgaaacagtaaaaaaagcGGTTACTAGCTGGTATAGAGCCATCGACACGCTGTCACGGGATAATTGGAATCTTCCTGATGCACTCACTTTGGAgtcttttaaaaaacaattcagGACTTCGTACAAGCACTTGGTACTGAACGGCGCCGAGATATACGAAAAATCGGATACTGAAAATATGAAACGGGACGTGGAAAGATTCACAAGAGACATTGCTGATATGATGATCGAAATACTCAAAGATATTTTG AAGCAAGTTCGAGGCGTTCCCAGGGAACACGATACGGAATATTAA